One genomic region from Neoarius graeffei isolate fNeoGra1 chromosome 4, fNeoGra1.pri, whole genome shotgun sequence encodes:
- the pjvk gene encoding pejvakin isoform X2, giving the protein MFAAATKNFVKQVGDTGRLIPVPSLSEADRYQPLSLVTRKRRRHFWKKNKYGSTPFSLKDILVGEKEITAGVSSYQLLNYEDKSDVSLNGRLGNHLIHEVGVNISGSDSVAVKASFGVVTKHEVEVPTLLRELNSRKVDLDHCLIRQSKDSGRTVLCVVMESIRTTRQCSLTVHAGMHGATMRFQIDDIHNPRGRDKAIVIPAHTTIAFSIFDLYVRLDGRLDICVAPESVGGFEREQMREQLGGFIGRFSVGRLRRFFSGIIYGNPFRADDRTFEELTHSDLYMDDVADYYEKAASMTDLSTSYLREDKHTRVNLLNHNIPKGLCALCSKSHQRRETVYGCLECSSGGQKYVRLHAVPCFDLWHKSLR; this is encoded by the exons ATGTTCGCAGCAGCCACTAAGAACTTTGTGAAGCAGGTGGGGGACACCGGGCGCCTGATTCCCGTCCCGAGCCTCAGCGAGGCCGACCGATATCAGCCTCTCAGCCTGGTGACCAGGAAAAGGAGGAGGCATTTCTGGAAGAAGAACAAATATGGCTCGACACCATTCTCACTCAAGGACATACTCGTGGGAGAAAAGGAGATCACTGCGG GAGTGTCCTCTTACCAGCTTCTCAACTATGAAGACAAGTCAGACGTGTCTCTAAATGGGCGTCTGGGCAACCATCTGATTCACGAAGTGGGCGTCAACATCAGCGGTTCAGACTCCGTGGCGGTCAAAGCGTCCTTTGGGGTTGTGACTAAACATGAGGTGGAGGTTCCGACCTTACTACGGGAGCTGAACTCAAG GAAAGTCGATTTGGATCACTGTCTGATCCGTCAGTCTAAGGACAGCGGACGGACCGTATTGTGCGTCGTCATGGAGAGTATTCGCACCACGCGACAGTGTTCTCTCACCGTCCACGCTGGCATGCATGGGGCTACCATGCGG TTTCAGATAGATGACATCCATAATCCCAGAGGCCGTGACAAAGCCATTGTAATTCCCGCCCACACCACCATAGCCTTCAGTATATTTGACCTTTATGTGCGTCTTGATGGACGTCTCG ATATCTGTGTAGCACCGGAGTCAGTTGGAGGCTTTGAGAGAGAACAGATGCGCGAGCAGCTCGGAGGATTCATCGGCAGGTTTTCAGTCGGCAGGCTGCGAAGGTTCTTCTCGGGAATCATTTATGGGAACCCCTTCAGAGCAG ACGACAGAACGTTCGAGGAGCTCACGCACTCAGACCTGTACATGGATGACGTGGCGGATTACTACGAGAAAGCGGCCAGCATGACCGACCTGTCCACATCGTACCTGCGTGAGGACAAGCACACTCGCGTCAACCTGCTCAACCATAACATCCCCAAAGGCCTGTGTGCTCTCTGCAGCAAGTCCCACCAGCGCAGAGAGACCGTCTACGGCTGCCTCGAGTGCTCCTCTGGTGGGCAGAAGTATGTGCGCCTACACGCCGTGCCGTGCTTCGACCTGTGGCACAAAAGTTTACGGTGA
- the pjvk gene encoding pejvakin isoform X1, with amino-acid sequence MFAAATKNFVKQVGDTGRLIPVPSLSEADRYQPLSLVTRKRRRHFWKKNKYGSTPFSLKDILVGEKEITAGVSSYQLLNYEDKSDVSLNGRLGNHLIHEVGVNISGSDSVAVKASFGVVTKHEVEVPTLLRELNSRKVDLDHCLIRQSKDSGRTVLCVVMESIRTTRQCSLTVHAGMHGATMRFQIDDIHNPRGRDKAIVIPAHTTIAFSIFDLYVRLDGRLDDRTFEELTHSDLYMDDVADYYEKAASMTDLSTSYLREDKHTRVNLLNHNIPKGLCALCSKSHQRRETVYGCLECSSGGQKYVRLHAVPCFDLWHKSLR; translated from the exons ATGTTCGCAGCAGCCACTAAGAACTTTGTGAAGCAGGTGGGGGACACCGGGCGCCTGATTCCCGTCCCGAGCCTCAGCGAGGCCGACCGATATCAGCCTCTCAGCCTGGTGACCAGGAAAAGGAGGAGGCATTTCTGGAAGAAGAACAAATATGGCTCGACACCATTCTCACTCAAGGACATACTCGTGGGAGAAAAGGAGATCACTGCGG GAGTGTCCTCTTACCAGCTTCTCAACTATGAAGACAAGTCAGACGTGTCTCTAAATGGGCGTCTGGGCAACCATCTGATTCACGAAGTGGGCGTCAACATCAGCGGTTCAGACTCCGTGGCGGTCAAAGCGTCCTTTGGGGTTGTGACTAAACATGAGGTGGAGGTTCCGACCTTACTACGGGAGCTGAACTCAAG GAAAGTCGATTTGGATCACTGTCTGATCCGTCAGTCTAAGGACAGCGGACGGACCGTATTGTGCGTCGTCATGGAGAGTATTCGCACCACGCGACAGTGTTCTCTCACCGTCCACGCTGGCATGCATGGGGCTACCATGCGG TTTCAGATAGATGACATCCATAATCCCAGAGGCCGTGACAAAGCCATTGTAATTCCCGCCCACACCACCATAGCCTTCAGTATATTTGACCTTTATGTGCGTCTTGATGGACGTCTCG ACGACAGAACGTTCGAGGAGCTCACGCACTCAGACCTGTACATGGATGACGTGGCGGATTACTACGAGAAAGCGGCCAGCATGACCGACCTGTCCACATCGTACCTGCGTGAGGACAAGCACACTCGCGTCAACCTGCTCAACCATAACATCCCCAAAGGCCTGTGTGCTCTCTGCAGCAAGTCCCACCAGCGCAGAGAGACCGTCTACGGCTGCCTCGAGTGCTCCTCTGGTGGGCAGAAGTATGTGCGCCTACACGCCGTGCCGTGCTTCGACCTGTGGCACAAAAGTTTACGGTGA